The Armatimonadota bacterium genome includes a window with the following:
- a CDS encoding sodium/calcium exchanger family protein: MMEIVWFLLLLLAITLGGWLLSHGAETMAEKYGANFAGSILLALVTTLPEYLFVYFAMVHNRPDVALGSAIGACTLLVTLGYGSVILFATSRFSRRPVDAIELSRHTRLDAVYLLLTAAVALALAWEGDGLDLKDALILALVFGFYVAQHYRIARAKAARIEHNVTPRRAWAAAGLFLAGGVIILACAEPFVLSMVHLARQFGVSPMAIAIILSPIASEMPEKMTAYLTVIRDGRLAEISVANFMGSKVNHNSLLLAVMPAAAWLHGRGHVDGVVSAPFLVMTILTFFAGFNLMRRRLTRWSGWVFLALYALIIFAAFHTGTAPASH; encoded by the coding sequence TTGATGGAGATTGTCTGGTTTCTGCTGCTGCTTCTTGCCATCACGCTGGGCGGCTGGCTGCTCAGCCACGGCGCTGAGACCATGGCCGAGAAGTACGGCGCGAACTTCGCAGGAAGCATCCTGCTTGCGCTCGTGACCACGTTGCCGGAGTATCTGTTCGTCTATTTTGCCATGGTGCACAACCGGCCGGATGTCGCGTTGGGATCAGCCATCGGCGCGTGCACACTGCTGGTCACGCTGGGTTACGGTTCGGTCATCCTGTTCGCCACCAGCCGGTTCAGCCGCAGGCCGGTGGATGCCATAGAGCTTTCCCGCCACACGCGGCTGGATGCGGTCTATCTTCTCTTGACTGCCGCGGTGGCGCTGGCATTGGCATGGGAGGGGGATGGGCTGGATCTGAAGGACGCGCTCATCCTGGCGCTGGTCTTCGGCTTCTATGTGGCTCAGCATTACCGGATTGCGCGGGCGAAGGCGGCGCGCATCGAGCACAATGTCACCCCCAGGCGTGCGTGGGCGGCGGCCGGGCTATTCCTGGCGGGCGGAGTCATCATCCTTGCCTGCGCCGAACCGTTTGTCCTTTCGATGGTGCACCTGGCCAGGCAGTTCGGCGTCAGTCCCATGGCCATTGCCATCATCCTGAGCCCCATCGCCTCAGAGATGCCGGAGAAGATGACCGCCTACCTCACCGTCATCCGCGACGGGCGCCTGGCGGAGATCTCCGTGGCGAACTTCATGGGTTCCAAGGTCAACCATAACAGCCTGCTCCTCGCTGTGATGCCGGCGGCGGCCTGGCTGCACGGTCGGGGTCACGTGGACGGAGTGGTCTCCGCGCCGTTCCTCGTGATGACCATCTTGACCTTTTTTGCGGGGTTCAACCTGATGCGGCGGCGTCTCACGCGCTGGTCTGGCTGGGTTTTCCTGGCTCTCTATGCCCTCATCATCTTTGCAGCCTTCCATACAGGGACAGCGCCCGCATCGCACTGA
- a CDS encoding peptidylprolyl isomerase, with product MKFLTGLFVLVCLAAMLPDAYGQAAVVVNGQSVPLDHYYRRIEQSPVEPVTAFITPVAKQAGLAVLNNLIKETMLLQLAEKEGVSPTEQQISERFAALEEILKQQLVDLKTLLSGAGVSEAEFRESLKPEIAQTNIFSKYIIIPEVSIKTAYRNYTTDLPEDQRRLSPYYLPEAVFLQAVIAETREKAEEARQRLLNGTPFPEVVKQYSVDPRSRERGGDVGWLSRPDTVRTAIPGIPPEIYQKAFATKTDEISEPFESGGRWVLLKVRESKEARFLPFETAKPMMRDRLLIISAAADPQIRALLERARSEATVEVKIPAYRGQVEITIPVVSSRLAGF from the coding sequence ATGAAATTTCTGACAGGGCTGTTCGTCCTCGTCTGTCTGGCGGCGATGCTGCCGGACGCTTACGGCCAGGCGGCGGTCGTGGTGAACGGCCAGAGCGTTCCCCTGGACCACTATTACCGCCGGATAGAGCAATCGCCGGTGGAACCGGTCACGGCATTCATTACGCCGGTGGCCAAGCAGGCCGGGTTGGCCGTGCTGAACAATCTGATCAAAGAGACGATGTTGCTGCAGCTCGCAGAAAAGGAAGGGGTCTCTCCCACTGAACAGCAGATCAGTGAGCGATTCGCCGCTCTGGAAGAGATTCTGAAGCAGCAGCTTGTGGATCTGAAGACACTGCTGAGCGGAGCGGGAGTGAGCGAGGCCGAGTTCCGGGAATCCCTGAAGCCGGAGATCGCGCAGACGAACATCTTCTCCAAATACATCATCATCCCAGAGGTGTCGATCAAAACAGCCTATCGTAATTATACGACGGACCTGCCGGAGGATCAGCGCCGCTTGTCCCCCTACTACCTTCCGGAGGCTGTATTTCTGCAGGCAGTGATTGCAGAGACCCGGGAGAAGGCGGAGGAGGCACGACAGCGCCTCCTGAACGGCACGCCGTTTCCGGAGGTGGTGAAGCAGTATTCTGTGGATCCCAGATCGCGGGAGCGCGGAGGCGACGTCGGCTGGCTGAGCCGGCCAGACACCGTGCGGACGGCCATCCCCGGGATTCCGCCGGAGATTTACCAGAAGGCGTTTGCCACGAAGACGGACGAGATCAGCGAACCGTTCGAGTCAGGTGGGCGATGGGTACTGCTGAAAGTGCGGGAGAGCAAAGAGGCCCGCTTTCTGCCATTCGAGACGGCGAAGCCAATGATGCGGGACCGCTTGCTCATTATCAGCGCGGCAGCCGATCCCCAGATACGCGCGCTGCTGGAAAGAGCGCGCAGCGAGGCAACGGTAGAGGTGAAGATTCCGGCCTACCGCGGACAGGTGGAGATCACGATTCCGGTAGTCTCCTCTCGACTGGCGGGTTTTTGA
- a CDS encoding [FeFe] hydrogenase H-cluster maturation GTPase HydF, with translation MASLNQTPSGERLHISIFGRRNSGKSSLINALTGQDIAIVSDVPGTTTDPVSKAMEILPLGPVVVTDTAGLDDVGELGARRVERSLKVLERTDLAILVVDCTREPSPEEDRLAGDIAARGIPLVAVANKCDLADAAPWERWAAERKLPFAAVSAVRGDGINSLKGLLIRHAPASGDQTIVGDLVSPGDVVVLVTPIDQAAPKGRLILPQVMTIRDVLDQGALAVVTRERELKQAIEGLQRPPRLVITDSQAFLKAIADTPPGVLFTSFSILMARYRGDLEGFVRGSKYIDRLRPGSRVLIAEACTHHTQPDDIGRVQIPRWLRQYVGGELEFGFANGRDFPKDVSRYDLIIHCGSCMITRREVIWRQHQAAEMGIPMTNYGVALAKVHGILERALEPFPLARLALDEPEEADRQWRPLQLTGGIL, from the coding sequence TTGGCATCGCTGAACCAGACCCCTTCGGGGGAGAGGCTGCATATCAGCATCTTCGGCAGGCGCAACAGCGGAAAGTCCAGCCTGATCAATGCGCTGACGGGGCAGGATATCGCCATCGTTTCGGACGTGCCAGGCACCACCACCGACCCGGTCTCCAAGGCGATGGAGATCCTGCCGCTGGGTCCCGTTGTGGTGACGGACACCGCCGGGCTTGATGACGTCGGGGAGCTCGGTGCGCGCCGCGTGGAGCGCTCCCTGAAGGTGCTGGAGAGGACCGACCTTGCCATCCTGGTGGTGGACTGCACGCGTGAGCCGTCTCCTGAAGAGGACCGCCTGGCAGGGGACATCGCGGCGCGGGGCATCCCGCTGGTGGCCGTGGCCAACAAGTGCGATCTGGCCGATGCCGCCCCATGGGAGCGGTGGGCCGCGGAGCGCAAGCTACCGTTCGCGGCGGTCAGCGCGGTGAGGGGGGACGGAATCAACTCGCTGAAAGGGTTGCTCATCCGGCACGCCCCCGCTTCCGGAGACCAGACCATCGTGGGAGACCTGGTTTCGCCGGGGGATGTTGTGGTGTTGGTGACCCCGATTGACCAGGCGGCGCCGAAGGGGCGGCTGATCCTGCCGCAGGTGATGACTATCCGGGACGTGCTGGATCAGGGCGCTCTGGCTGTGGTGACGCGCGAGCGCGAGCTGAAGCAGGCCATCGAGGGACTGCAGCGCCCTCCCAGACTGGTCATCACGGATTCCCAGGCGTTTCTGAAAGCTATCGCCGACACCCCTCCCGGCGTGCTGTTCACCAGTTTCAGTATTCTGATGGCACGCTACCGGGGCGACCTGGAAGGGTTTGTCCGGGGGAGCAAATATATTGACCGTCTCCGCCCGGGGAGCCGGGTGCTGATCGCCGAAGCCTGCACGCACCACACACAGCCGGATGATATAGGCAGGGTGCAGATACCACGCTGGCTGAGGCAATATGTGGGAGGTGAACTGGAGTTCGGGTTCGCGAACGGTCGGGACTTTCCGAAAGATGTCTCCCGCTACGATCTCATCATTCATTGCGGAAGCTGCATGATCACTCGCCGCGAGGTAATCTGGCGGCAGCATCAGGCAGCCGAAATGGGCATCCCCATGACGAACTACGGAGTGGCGCTGGCCAAGGTGCATGGTATCCTGGAGCGCGCTCTGGAGCCGTTCCCGCTGGCGAGGCTGGCGCTGGACGAGCCCGAGGAAGCCGACCGCCAGTGGCGCCCGCTGCAATTAACAGGAGGGATACTATGA
- the ubiX gene encoding flavin prenyltransferase UbiX has translation MSAQSKDHRERRLVVAITGASGSIYGLEFLKRAARLWDRIWLTTSSNALAVASHEVGLKGFDPARDLELGDLAARVTLMSPRDLTAPPSSGSYRYDGMVIVPCSMGTLGRIANGISSDLTSRIADVCLKERRRLVLVTRETPLSAIHLRNMLTLAEAGATILPAAPGFYHRPQSVGDLVDFIVARILQSLGVDQDVLPGWREDE, from the coding sequence ATGTCGGCGCAAAGCAAAGATCACAGGGAGCGCAGGCTGGTGGTGGCCATAACCGGCGCGAGCGGCTCCATCTACGGGCTGGAGTTCCTGAAGCGGGCGGCGCGCCTGTGGGACCGCATCTGGCTGACCACCAGCTCCAACGCTCTGGCGGTGGCCTCGCACGAGGTGGGTCTGAAGGGCTTCGACCCGGCACGGGATCTGGAACTGGGCGATCTCGCTGCGCGCGTCACCCTGATGAGTCCACGCGACCTGACCGCCCCACCATCCAGCGGTTCCTATCGCTATGACGGGATGGTCATCGTTCCCTGCTCGATGGGCACGCTGGGACGGATCGCAAACGGGATCTCCAGCGATCTGACCAGCCGCATAGCCGATGTGTGCCTGAAAGAGCGCCGCCGCCTGGTGCTGGTCACGCGCGAGACCCCTCTATCGGCCATCCACCTGCGTAACATGCTGACACTGGCCGAGGCCGGGGCCACCATCCTGCCAGCCGCCCCAGGGTTCTATCATCGCCCCCAGAGCGTGGGGGATCTTGTGGACTTCATCGTCGCCCGCATCCTGCAGTCGCTTGGGGTCGATCAGGACGTCCTTCCCGGCTGGAGGGAAGACGAGTGA
- a CDS encoding 4-hydroxybenzoate octaprenyltransferase: protein MNGWRRPLPFRLASLVKLEHTIFALPFAYMGALTALGRFPDARTALLILLAMAGARTAAMTFNRIVDLPLDRRNPRTAQRELVTGEVSQAQARALLVISAGVFFAASWMLNPLAFTLSPLALAIILGYSYTKRFTPASHLFLGASLGIAPVGGWIAVTGEWSSYPLILGAAVAAWTAGFDIIYALLDTEFDRREKLHSIPAAIGEENALYVSRALHAAMIVLLVWYGRVLGLGSLYVIGVFVVGAFLVWEHTLVSPQDKSRVNTAFFTMNGIVSILLFVFTLLDALRGRWQS from the coding sequence GTGAATGGCTGGCGCCGTCCGCTTCCGTTCCGGCTGGCCAGTCTGGTGAAGCTGGAGCACACCATCTTTGCGCTTCCCTTCGCCTACATGGGGGCACTGACGGCTCTGGGACGGTTTCCTGATGCGCGGACCGCGCTGCTCATTCTGCTGGCTATGGCTGGAGCGCGGACTGCGGCCATGACGTTCAACCGGATCGTGGACCTGCCTCTGGACCGGCGAAACCCCCGCACCGCGCAGCGTGAGCTGGTCACCGGCGAGGTCAGTCAGGCTCAGGCGCGTGCTCTCCTGGTCATTTCGGCGGGAGTGTTCTTTGCTGCGAGCTGGATGCTGAACCCGCTCGCCTTCACACTCTCGCCGCTGGCTCTGGCGATCATCCTGGGTTACTCCTACACGAAGCGGTTCACTCCGGCTTCGCATCTGTTTCTGGGGGCGTCGCTTGGCATCGCTCCGGTGGGTGGCTGGATCGCAGTGACTGGCGAGTGGAGCAGTTATCCCCTCATTCTGGGGGCGGCGGTAGCGGCCTGGACGGCGGGGTTCGACATCATCTACGCATTGCTGGACACAGAGTTTGACCGCCGCGAGAAGCTCCACTCCATTCCGGCCGCAATCGGGGAGGAGAACGCCCTTTACGTCTCCCGTGCCCTGCACGCGGCGATGATTGTCTTGCTGGTCTGGTATGGGAGGGTGCTCGGGCTCGGGAGCCTATATGTCATCGGAGTGTTTGTCGTGGGAGCGTTTCTGGTATGGGAGCACACTCTGGTGAGTCCGCAGGACAAAAGCCGGGTTAACACAGCGTTCTTCACGATGAACGGAATTGTGAGCATCTTGCTGTTTGTGTTCACGCTGCTGGACGCGCTGCGGGGAAGGTGGCAGTCGTGA